Proteins from a single region of Anaerotignum faecicola:
- a CDS encoding class II fructose-bisphosphate aldolase — translation MFINLKDALKGAKEDKRALGSFNVYSYETIRGVIKAAKEAQSPAIVSFGASYLKNMSLETVYSIALEAASETEGQIVLHLDHCTDINIIKRAVGAGFTSVMYDGSALDFEENVKNTSEVVKLAHAKNVSVEAELGSIALGEFSNETEIDHGQSYTDPIKAKEFAERTGIDALAVSIGTVHGMYKAKPDIRVDILKKINDLTSVPLVLHGGSGTPEEKILECIENGICKINVNTEISQYTVMKIRELLNKSENTHLSKLSLEEISFVSEVVFKYIKLFLNK, via the coding sequence TTGTTTATAAATTTAAAAGACGCGCTTAAAGGCGCGAAGGAGGATAAAAGGGCGTTAGGCTCGTTTAATGTTTACAGCTATGAAACGATACGCGGCGTGATAAAAGCGGCTAAGGAGGCTCAAAGCCCGGCTATAGTTTCCTTCGGAGCGTCTTACCTTAAAAATATGAGCCTTGAAACGGTTTATTCAATCGCGCTTGAGGCGGCAAGCGAAACGGAGGGGCAGATTGTTCTGCACCTTGACCACTGCACCGATATTAATATTATAAAAAGGGCTGTCGGCGCGGGGTTTACTTCCGTGATGTACGACGGTTCGGCATTGGATTTTGAAGAAAATGTAAAGAATACGTCCGAGGTTGTAAAGCTTGCCCATGCAAAAAACGTATCGGTGGAAGCGGAGCTTGGCAGCATTGCGTTGGGGGAATTTTCCAATGAAACCGAAATAGACCACGGCCAAAGCTATACGGATCCCATTAAGGCAAAGGAATTTGCCGAACGTACGGGAATAGACGCGCTTGCCGTTTCCATAGGCACGGTACACGGCATGTATAAGGCAAAGCCCGACATACGGGTTGACATATTAAAGAAAATAAATGACTTGACGTCCGTACCGCTTGTGCTGCACGGCGGCAGCGGCACGCCGGAAGAAAAAATACTTGAATGTATCGAAAACGGTATCTGCAAAATAAACGTAAATACGGAAATTTCACAGTATACGGTTATGAAAATAAGGGAGCTTTTAAATAAATCGGAAAACACACACCTCTCCAAGCTTTCGCTTGAAGAAATTTCATTTGTTAGCGAGGTTGTGTTTAAATATATAAAATTATTCTTAAATAAATAA
- a CDS encoding MerR family transcriptional regulator, which produces MNSEKKYYTIGDISDICNVPIKTLRYYDEIKLLVPSHRDSETNYRYYSEDQMLTLYIIRRLKGFGFTLEEIRSMVYGSAIKAQVEQLEKKAKSLEKEIKDMQALHHEILFTIDRMKKGSDFLGCFGQNNGLSELIANSDGSKNGYIQTENIKETYCVYTRRTEYNYQNAYVSVARWFEIFDIIKKYNLKSEGVITLTYHNGQLEQFLKKDCDLEVSVPVEAVDESCPYFKLRPAFKAVTAMHVGSHSTIINTHIAALKWINQHNYKIKGPISEEFIISPVDVKNESEYLTKIIIPVE; this is translated from the coding sequence TTGAACAGCGAAAAAAAATACTATACAATAGGCGATATTTCCGACATCTGTAACGTACCCATCAAAACCCTTAGATACTACGATGAAATTAAACTGCTTGTGCCCAGCCACAGGGATTCCGAAACAAATTACCGCTACTACAGCGAGGATCAAATGCTTACGCTTTATATAATAAGGCGGCTTAAAGGTTTCGGCTTCACGCTTGAAGAAATCCGTTCAATGGTTTATGGCAGCGCCATAAAAGCGCAGGTAGAACAGCTTGAAAAAAAAGCCAAATCGCTTGAAAAAGAAATTAAAGACATGCAGGCGCTTCACCATGAAATACTGTTTACGATAGACCGTATGAAAAAAGGCAGCGATTTTCTCGGCTGTTTCGGCCAAAACAACGGCCTTTCGGAACTGATAGCAAATTCCGACGGGTCAAAAAACGGATACATACAAACGGAAAATATTAAAGAAACATACTGCGTTTATACCCGCCGAACGGAATATAACTACCAAAACGCTTACGTTTCGGTTGCGCGGTGGTTTGAAATATTTGACATTATAAAAAAATATAATCTCAAATCGGAAGGCGTTATTACCCTCACATACCACAACGGCCAGCTTGAGCAGTTCCTTAAAAAAGACTGTGATCTTGAAGTCAGCGTTCCCGTTGAAGCTGTTGACGAAAGCTGTCCGTATTTCAAGCTGCGTCCGGCATTTAAAGCAGTTACGGCAATGCATGTAGGGAGCCATTCCACCATTATAAACACTCATATTGCCGCTTTGAAATGGATAAACCAGCATAATTACAAGATTAAAGGGCCAATATCGGAAGAATTTATTATCTCTCCTGTGGACGTAAAAAACGAGAGCGAATATCTTACCAAAATAATAATACCTGTAGAATAG
- a CDS encoding helix-turn-helix transcriptional regulator has translation MYNTVREKRKGQGLSQDELAKRCGVSRQTVNAIENNKYDPTLSLAFKLANELHTTVDGLFTPCPKNKEKNIKK, from the coding sequence ATGTACAATACAGTACGGGAAAAAAGGAAAGGGCAAGGCCTTTCACAGGACGAGCTGGCAAAAAGATGCGGCGTTTCGCGCCAAACTGTCAACGCCATTGAAAATAATAAATACGATCCAACTTTATCCCTGGCATTTAAGCTTGCAAATGAACTCCATACAACAGTAGACGGGCTCTTCACCCCATGCCCGAAAAATAAAGAAAAGAATATTAAAAAATAA
- a CDS encoding nucleoside recognition protein, with protein MLNKLWGAMIITGVVWGILSGNGSGTAQAFIDGSRDAVSLAVTMAGIMAFWSGIMKIAEKAGVVSALTNLLMPINRALFPTVPKNHKAMKWISANFAANFFGLGWAATPLGLEAMKELQKLNDKKNTATDAMCMFLIINISSIQLLSINIIAYRTQYLSQNPWEVVLPTIIATAVSTMAGIISAKAYAAGGRKWKY; from the coding sequence ATGCTTAATAAATTATGGGGAGCAATGATAATAACAGGAGTAGTGTGGGGGATTTTAAGCGGGAACGGAAGCGGAACCGCACAGGCGTTTATCGACGGCAGCCGCGACGCTGTTTCGCTTGCCGTTACGATGGCCGGGATTATGGCTTTCTGGAGCGGGATAATGAAAATAGCGGAAAAAGCCGGCGTTGTTTCGGCCCTTACGAATCTGCTCATGCCGATAAACAGGGCCCTTTTCCCAACTGTCCCTAAAAACCATAAAGCTATGAAATGGATTTCGGCAAATTTCGCCGCAAACTTTTTCGGGCTGGGCTGGGCGGCTACCCCTTTAGGCCTTGAAGCTATGAAGGAACTGCAAAAGCTTAATGATAAAAAAAATACGGCTACAGACGCTATGTGTATGTTCCTTATAATTAATATTTCGTCAATCCAGCTTTTAAGCATAAATATAATTGCATACAGAACCCAGTATTTAAGCCAAAATCCATGGGAAGTTGTGCTTCCTACGATAATAGCCACTGCCGTGTCTACGATGGCGGGTATCATTTCAGCAAAGGCGTATGCGGCGGGAGGACGGAAATGGAAATATTGA
- a CDS encoding D-alanine--D-alanine ligase: MNKKTVVVLFGGQSSEHEVSRVSASTIISNINQDKYYVIPVGITKEGQWLIYNGPVENIKSGEWEKFGTPAVLSPDASHRGILKIVGNKVKTIPVDVVFPALHGLYGEDGTIQGLLELAKIPYVGCGVLASAVSMDKAFTKIIAKNAKIRQADYLLATKEEIKKKSVLSKIEKKIGYPCFVKPSNAGSSVGITKAHNYDELVKGLELAAENDRKIIIEKNITGREVECAVLGWKKARASSVGEIFSAAEFYDYDAKYNNADSKTVIPADLDEETVKEIQKTAVKIFKAVDGKGLARVDFFVESGTGRVIFNELNTLPGFTSISMYPKLWEDAGMPITLLIDELINTAFDA, translated from the coding sequence TTGAATAAAAAAACAGTGGTTGTACTTTTTGGAGGACAGTCCTCCGAACATGAAGTCAGCAGGGTTTCGGCTTCAACCATAATTTCAAATATAAATCAGGATAAATATTATGTGATACCCGTCGGCATAACAAAAGAAGGCCAGTGGCTTATATACAACGGGCCGGTTGAGAACATTAAATCAGGCGAATGGGAAAAATTCGGCACTCCGGCTGTATTGAGCCCTGACGCATCGCACAGGGGAATTTTGAAAATAGTAGGGAATAAAGTTAAGACAATACCTGTAGACGTAGTTTTTCCGGCGCTTCACGGATTATATGGCGAGGACGGAACAATACAGGGGCTTTTGGAACTTGCGAAGATACCGTATGTAGGATGCGGCGTGCTTGCGTCCGCGGTTTCCATGGATAAAGCTTTTACAAAAATTATTGCGAAAAACGCAAAAATCAGGCAGGCGGATTATTTGCTTGCAACAAAAGAAGAAATAAAGAAAAAATCGGTTTTGTCGAAAATCGAAAAGAAGATTGGCTACCCATGTTTTGTAAAGCCGTCAAACGCCGGTTCTTCAGTCGGGATTACAAAAGCGCATAATTACGACGAGCTTGTAAAGGGACTTGAACTTGCGGCGGAAAACGACAGGAAAATTATAATTGAAAAAAATATAACGGGGCGTGAAGTTGAGTGCGCCGTATTGGGATGGAAAAAAGCGCGGGCTTCTTCCGTTGGCGAAATATTTTCGGCGGCTGAATTTTACGACTATGACGCTAAATATAACAATGCGGATTCAAAGACGGTTATACCGGCGGATCTGGATGAGGAAACAGTTAAAGAAATACAAAAAACCGCCGTTAAGATTTTCAAAGCCGTTGACGGGAAAGGCCTTGCAAGGGTAGATTTCTTTGTTGAAAGCGGTACGGGCAGAGTTATATTCAACGAACTTAACACTTTGCCGGGCTTTACGTCCATAAGCATGTACCCTAAGCTTTGGGAAGACGCCGGCATGCCCATTACTCTTCTTATTGACGAGCTTATAAACACGGCGTTTGACGCATGA
- the sleB gene encoding spore cortex-lytic enzyme yields MRKRIFSYILFISLIFCGASLGYKFSQFKNGGAVMAATYSIGSRGDIVRQIQQRLADWGYFSGEIDGIYGSQTASAVRLFQQNNGISVDGIVGNATLEKLGISTVQSTTDSDLYILASAIHGEGRGEPYEGQVAIGAVILNRVKSPKFPNTIAEVVYQSGAFDAVADGQIALTPNDTAFRAAQDALNGWDPTGGALYYWNPATATSRWIWSVPITTQIGRHVFGTK; encoded by the coding sequence ATGAGGAAAAGGATATTTTCCTACATACTATTTATATCGCTTATATTTTGCGGCGCAAGCCTTGGATATAAATTTTCCCAGTTCAAAAACGGAGGGGCCGTTATGGCCGCAACTTATTCCATAGGCTCAAGAGGCGATATTGTAAGGCAGATACAGCAGAGGCTTGCGGATTGGGGGTACTTTTCGGGTGAGATTGACGGGATTTACGGTTCCCAAACAGCGTCGGCAGTGCGCCTTTTCCAACAAAACAACGGCATTTCAGTGGATGGCATAGTTGGAAACGCAACGCTTGAGAAGCTTGGAATTTCAACTGTCCAGTCTACGACAGATTCGGATCTTTACATACTTGCAAGCGCGATCCATGGCGAAGGAAGGGGCGAACCGTATGAAGGCCAAGTCGCTATCGGCGCCGTTATACTTAATAGGGTTAAAAGCCCTAAGTTTCCGAATACGATTGCAGAAGTCGTCTATCAAAGCGGCGCGTTTGACGCCGTTGCCGACGGACAGATTGCGCTCACGCCAAACGACACGGCCTTCAGGGCGGCGCAGGACGCGTTAAACGGATGGGATCCCACGGGAGGGGCGCTTTACTACTGGAATCCCGCCACTGCTACAAGCAGGTGGATATGGTCTGTTCCGATTACAACGCAGATAGGCCGCCATGTTTTCGGAACGAAATAA
- a CDS encoding spore maturation protein translates to MEILTYISSIIMPLIVLGIVISGIFKKVDIYNVFVGGAKDGLNTVLGILPSLIGLMCGVAVLRGSGFLEFVCGFFMPLIEPLGLPPEILPLSVMKAVSSSGATGLLTDIFKQFGPDSFVGRVSSVLMGSTETIFYTMSVYYLSIGVKNSRYTLQGAVIANIFGVIASYFAVLLFFGR, encoded by the coding sequence ATGGAAATATTGACGTACATATCTTCAATTATAATGCCGCTTATCGTTTTGGGAATCGTAATAAGCGGCATATTTAAGAAAGTTGATATTTATAACGTATTTGTAGGCGGGGCTAAAGACGGGCTTAATACGGTTTTAGGAATACTGCCGTCGCTTATAGGGCTTATGTGCGGCGTTGCAGTCCTTCGCGGTTCTGGGTTCCTTGAATTTGTATGCGGTTTTTTTATGCCTTTGATAGAGCCTTTGGGGCTTCCGCCTGAAATACTTCCGCTTTCTGTTATGAAAGCCGTTTCATCTTCGGGGGCGACAGGCCTTTTGACTGATATTTTCAAGCAGTTCGGCCCGGACTCTTTTGTCGGGCGTGTTTCGTCTGTCCTTATGGGCTCTACGGAAACAATATTTTATACTATGAGCGTATATTATCTCAGTATTGGGGTCAAAAACAGCCGATATACCCTTCAGGGGGCTGTTATTGCAAATATATTCGGCGTTATAGCGTCATATTTTGCAGTGCTGTTGTTTTTTGGGAGATAG
- a CDS encoding AbrB/MazE/SpoVT family DNA-binding domain-containing protein translates to MLFCTCLKFLWEVCYLKSTGIVRKVDELGRVVLPIELRRSLNIDTKDSLEIFVDDEKIVLKKYEPADIFTGEMDNLIDYKGKKVSIKSILEMAEIANLKISK, encoded by the coding sequence ATGTTATTTTGTACATGTCTAAAATTTTTATGGGAGGTGTGTTATTTGAAATCAACGGGTATAGTGCGTAAAGTTGATGAATTAGGGCGTGTCGTCCTTCCAATAGAACTTAGGAGGAGCCTTAATATTGATACTAAAGATTCTTTGGAAATTTTTGTTGACGATGAAAAAATCGTGCTTAAAAAGTATGAGCCTGCAGATATTTTTACAGGCGAAATGGATAACCTTATAGACTATAAAGGTAAAAAAGTATCCATAAAATCAATACTCGAAATGGCTGAAATAGCAAATTTAAAAATAAGCAAATGA
- the murI gene encoding glutamate racemase yields the protein MDNRPIGIFDSGVGGLTVAKEIMSRLKNEEVVYFGDTARLPYGSKSKETITKFSFQDVRFLLSKNVKAVIIACNTASANSFEAIKEKFDIPVFGVVSPGAAAAARATKNGRIGVIATTGTVKSGAYEKAIHNIDSGLNVISKACPLFVPLVEEGWADDEITYLTARKYISSLIDDGVDTIVMGCTHYPLLYKCLKKVAGDGVLLVNPAEETTKAVEEFLDGNDMFREGGGAPSHSFFVSDSTDMFEKICLDALGRKFLADKIDIEGY from the coding sequence ATGGATAACAGACCGATAGGCATATTTGATTCCGGCGTTGGCGGGCTGACTGTGGCGAAAGAAATAATGTCCAGGCTGAAAAATGAAGAAGTAGTTTATTTCGGAGATACGGCAAGACTGCCGTACGGCAGTAAATCAAAAGAAACCATAACTAAATTTTCGTTTCAGGACGTGCGGTTTTTACTGAGCAAAAATGTTAAAGCCGTTATTATAGCGTGCAACACGGCAAGCGCAAACAGCTTTGAAGCCATAAAGGAAAAATTTGACATACCTGTTTTCGGCGTTGTTTCGCCGGGGGCGGCGGCGGCGGCAAGAGCCACAAAAAACGGACGCATAGGAGTTATTGCCACAACAGGAACTGTTAAAAGCGGGGCATATGAAAAAGCCATACACAATATAGATTCAGGCCTGAATGTGATTTCAAAAGCATGTCCGCTTTTCGTGCCTCTTGTGGAAGAAGGATGGGCTGACGACGAGATAACTTACCTTACGGCACGAAAATATATATCAAGCCTTATAGACGACGGAGTTGATACGATAGTTATGGGCTGCACCCATTATCCGCTTCTTTATAAATGTCTTAAAAAAGTTGCCGGCGACGGCGTTTTGCTTGTTAACCCGGCGGAAGAAACGACAAAAGCGGTTGAAGAATTCCTTGATGGAAACGATATGTTCCGCGAGGGAGGGGGAGCCCCGTCGCACAGTTTTTTTGTAAGCGACAGCACGGATATGTTTGAGAAAATCTGCCTTGACGCCCTTGGCCGTAAGTTTTTGGCCGATAAGATAGATATTGAAGGGTATTAA
- the spoIIR gene encoding stage II sporulation protein R has translation MEKIIKESKLILISLLTAAAAAFIWGVVSSYNYSERIQEGIADEVVRFHVLANSNSESDQELKLLVRDSVLDAAAPYVKNCKSKEEAVNALKKAEPVMKEAAESVISKNGRAYGVEIKFENCFFPVKNYGKAVFPAGYYDAVRVEIGSAEGKNWWCVMYPSLCFVEETMENGEEKKLKNILTDEEYSIVMGNGKISGFKFKIVEWWQEKKEK, from the coding sequence ATGGAAAAAATTATTAAAGAAAGCAAACTGATTCTTATATCTTTGTTAACGGCGGCAGCGGCGGCGTTTATTTGGGGCGTCGTTTCATCTTACAATTATTCCGAACGGATACAGGAAGGCATAGCCGACGAGGTTGTACGCTTCCATGTGCTTGCAAACAGCAATTCCGAGAGCGACCAAGAGCTTAAACTTCTTGTAAGGGACAGCGTTCTTGACGCCGCCGCCCCATATGTTAAAAACTGCAAAAGCAAAGAAGAAGCGGTTAACGCGCTTAAAAAAGCGGAACCGGTTATGAAAGAAGCCGCCGAAAGCGTTATTTCAAAAAACGGAAGGGCATACGGCGTTGAAATCAAATTCGAGAACTGCTTTTTCCCTGTTAAAAATTACGGAAAAGCCGTTTTCCCGGCGGGATATTACGACGCGGTGCGCGTTGAAATAGGAAGTGCGGAAGGTAAAAACTGGTGGTGCGTTATGTATCCGTCGCTTTGTTTCGTTGAGGAAACAATGGAAAACGGCGAGGAAAAAAAGCTTAAGAATATTTTGACAGATGAGGAATATAGTATAGTAATGGGGAACGGCAAAATTTCCGGCTTCAAATTTAAGATTGTGGAATGGTGGCAGGAGAAAAAAGAAAAATAA
- a CDS encoding VanW family protein, with product MNSIIGALVVSMSLGTAAPVNTQDASDDGAKISHSQNFPSPEETHGLILFDQTEEERIAEEEEEKRIAEEKRLAEEKRKAEEAAKKAEEERIKKEQEEQAAKDSHGGINFEYDIASYITYYSQRSSDANRNYNMLLASDSINGIILNPGDTFSYNDVILSRRTPERDYKDAGVISNGEIVDAIGGGICQISSTLYNAALYSGMTITERRNHSLKVGYLPAGRDATASWGSIDFCFRNDLSVPVKIESVMKNGAIKIRFLSPSDPGIGKIDLKVTENNGVYTLYRYVDGVVDYIAKSVYKK from the coding sequence ATGAATTCAATTATCGGCGCATTGGTAGTATCAATGTCTTTAGGAACAGCGGCGCCTGTAAATACACAGGACGCGTCAGACGACGGCGCTAAAATTTCCCATAGCCAAAATTTTCCTTCACCGGAAGAAACACACGGGCTTATACTATTCGATCAAACCGAAGAAGAACGTATTGCCGAGGAGGAGGAAGAAAAACGGATAGCCGAAGAAAAAAGGCTTGCCGAAGAAAAACGCAAAGCCGAAGAAGCCGCAAAAAAAGCCGAAGAAGAACGCATTAAAAAAGAACAGGAAGAACAGGCGGCAAAAGACAGTCATGGCGGAATTAATTTTGAATACGATATCGCCTCTTACATAACCTACTACAGCCAGAGAAGTTCCGACGCAAACCGTAACTATAATATGCTTCTTGCAAGCGATTCCATAAACGGCATAATACTCAATCCCGGAGATACTTTTTCATATAACGACGTTATACTAAGCCGCCGCACTCCCGAAAGGGACTATAAAGACGCCGGCGTTATATCAAACGGCGAAATTGTGGACGCGATAGGCGGCGGCATATGCCAAATATCTTCAACGCTTTACAACGCCGCGCTTTATTCCGGCATGACTATAACCGAAAGGCGTAACCACTCCCTTAAAGTGGGCTACCTGCCGGCAGGCCGCGATGCAACGGCGTCATGGGGAAGTATAGATTTTTGTTTCAGAAACGATTTGTCCGTTCCCGTTAAAATAGAATCCGTTATGAAAAACGGGGCGATTAAGATACGCTTTCTTTCCCCTTCCGATCCCGGGATAGGAAAAATCGATCTTAAAGTTACGGAAAATAACGGAGTTTATACATTATACAGATATGTAGACGGCGTTGTGGATTATATTGCAAAAAGCGTTTATAAAAAATAA
- a CDS encoding Ger(x)C family spore germination protein, with translation MRNKWLSAALALSFLLGGCYDSKEMDERDFVISLGVDKGESGGFKVSLGIADGGSEKDNATGEKIKELTGDQFPAAINLFTEKESRSMYYGHTKTLVLDDGALDDEILMAGILDTILRNSQFSEKIIVLSTENGASGILKTVEENEGGDGLYIWDFYKNNSGEVVNANPLSLKDFSSEYIAGRDVIVPLISADDGVKIEGGTICSSHGVKGYLTGDEMQGAIYINGNAAGHLIEVKDTGTAEITKSRADIKFTEENGLRCSIDIDVKGKAVSIPEGSADALEAGVEESINKDVLNAIKKMRETSSDALYIAERLKRRNPDLYDKYGGSFSDIEFNININSKIVSTGVIE, from the coding sequence ATGAGAAATAAATGGCTGTCAGCCGCGTTGGCCCTGTCGTTTCTCCTCGGCGGCTGTTATGACAGCAAGGAAATGGACGAAAGGGATTTTGTTATCTCATTGGGCGTTGATAAAGGTGAAAGCGGCGGCTTTAAAGTTTCCCTTGGAATTGCGGACGGCGGTTCCGAAAAGGATAATGCAACGGGAGAAAAGATAAAAGAACTCACAGGGGACCAGTTCCCGGCGGCTATTAACCTTTTTACCGAAAAAGAAAGCCGCAGTATGTATTACGGCCACACTAAAACTCTTGTGCTCGACGACGGGGCGCTTGACGATGAAATTCTTATGGCCGGTATTCTTGACACTATACTGAGAAACAGCCAGTTCAGCGAAAAAATAATTGTGCTTTCTACTGAAAACGGCGCCTCGGGAATTTTGAAAACAGTGGAAGAAAACGAAGGCGGGGACGGCCTTTATATATGGGACTTTTACAAGAACAACAGCGGCGAGGTTGTAAATGCCAACCCTCTGAGCCTGAAGGATTTCTCGTCGGAATATATCGCGGGGCGCGACGTAATCGTACCGCTTATAAGCGCTGACGACGGCGTTAAAATTGAAGGAGGGACAATATGCTCATCACACGGCGTTAAAGGCTATTTGACGGGAGATGAAATGCAGGGGGCGATTTATATAAACGGCAATGCCGCCGGCCATCTCATAGAGGTTAAAGATACGGGAACGGCAGAGATAACAAAAAGCAGGGCGGATATAAAATTTACGGAGGAAAACGGGCTGAGATGCAGTATTGATATTGATGTTAAAGGAAAAGCGGTAAGTATTCCCGAAGGTTCGGCAGACGCCCTTGAAGCCGGCGTTGAAGAAAGTATAAATAAAGACGTTTTAAACGCAATTAAAAAAATGCGGGAAACATCGTCGGACGCCCTTTATATCGCCGAAAGGCTGAAACGACGCAATCCGGACCTTTACGATAAATACGGGGGTTCTTTTTCGGATATTGAGTTTAATATAAATATAAATTCAAAAATTGTTTCAACAGGGGTTATAGAATGA
- a CDS encoding MurR/RpiR family transcriptional regulator has product MAKDLFTEIRVKYNTLSKNQKIVANYILENRDKCVRMTLNELGRECNLSETTIIRFINKLDYKSYQSFRLDMAQDLSRHDAADSPKGSEYQEIKSGDSAEEVKQKVISIASSAITDINNLIPVETVTEAAKLIESARKIMFFGAGGSGVVAMDVYHKFLRSGKNVIHEGNSHIALIHASQLTKDDLLILISHEGESKEVLECCRLAQEGKAKVLGITSYMNSDLAKMADLCIFSSTNDSAYYTEAMVSRLVQLVIMDMLFIIVNAREDDKALMAIEAANRATREMKVHNGYEEEA; this is encoded by the coding sequence GTGGCGAAAGACTTATTCACTGAAATCAGGGTTAAATATAATACGCTTTCCAAAAACCAGAAAATTGTTGCCAATTATATATTGGAAAACAGGGATAAATGCGTTAGGATGACCTTGAATGAACTTGGACGCGAATGTAATTTGAGCGAAACTACCATAATAAGATTTATAAATAAGCTTGATTATAAATCTTATCAAAGCTTCAGGCTGGACATGGCCCAAGATTTATCAAGGCACGATGCGGCCGATTCGCCCAAGGGCTCCGAATATCAGGAGATTAAAAGCGGCGACAGCGCCGAAGAGGTTAAACAGAAAGTTATTTCCATCGCTTCAAGCGCAATTACGGATATTAACAACCTTATACCTGTGGAAACCGTTACTGAAGCCGCAAAGCTTATCGAATCCGCGCGCAAAATAATGTTCTTTGGCGCGGGCGGCTCCGGAGTTGTTGCTATGGACGTATACCATAAATTTTTAAGGAGCGGGAAAAACGTTATACACGAGGGAAACTCCCATATAGCCCTGATCCATGCTTCCCAGCTTACAAAGGACGATCTGCTTATACTTATATCGCATGAGGGCGAGAGCAAAGAAGTGCTTGAATGTTGCCGCCTGGCGCAGGAAGGGAAGGCAAAGGTGCTGGGCATTACAAGCTATATGAACAGCGATCTTGCAAAAATGGCCGATTTATGCATATTCAGTTCTACGAATGATTCGGCTTATTATACGGAGGCTATGGTTAGCCGTCTTGTCCAGCTTGTAATAATGGATATGCTTTTCATAATTGTAAATGCGCGCGAGGACGACAAGGCCCTTATGGCAATTGAGGCCGCAAACAGGGCTACAAGGGAAATGAAAGTACATAACGGTTATGAAGAGGAGGCTTGA
- the garR gene encoding 2-hydroxy-3-oxopropionate reductase gives MKKAGFIGLGIMGKPMAKNLLKAGCELMVYDINKDAVDEVAKEGAKAAGLEEIGRECEIIFTILPNGKIVSDVLFSENGVFSTVKAGAVVCDMSSVTPTESKACAAKLLEKGVGFIDSPVSGGEPKAIDGTLAFMAGGEEKDFEAVKPYMDIMGASALLIGPSGSGSVTKLANQIIVNLTIATVSEAFVLATKAGADPVKVYNAIRGGLAGSTVLDAKIPMIVERNFKPGGKISINHKDIKNVINTAHEIDCPVPLTAQLFEIMQALKVGGHMDDDHGGIVQYFEQLAGVEVKKAQ, from the coding sequence ATGAAAAAAGCAGGATTTATTGGGCTTGGCATTATGGGAAAGCCAATGGCTAAAAACCTTTTAAAAGCAGGGTGCGAACTTATGGTTTACGACATAAATAAGGACGCCGTCGACGAAGTTGCAAAAGAAGGGGCGAAAGCCGCTGGCCTTGAAGAAATAGGACGGGAATGTGAAATTATATTTACAATACTTCCCAATGGCAAAATAGTGTCCGACGTGCTTTTCAGCGAAAACGGAGTTTTTTCAACGGTTAAAGCCGGAGCGGTTGTGTGCGATATGAGCTCGGTAACTCCTACGGAAAGCAAGGCGTGCGCCGCGAAGCTTTTGGAAAAAGGCGTCGGATTTATCGATTCTCCGGTATCTGGCGGGGAGCCTAAGGCTATAGACGGCACGCTTGCTTTTATGGCGGGCGGAGAGGAAAAAGACTTTGAAGCCGTTAAGCCTTATATGGATATAATGGGCGCAAGCGCGCTGTTAATCGGTCCCAGCGGCAGCGGTTCCGTTACAAAGCTTGCAAACCAGATTATCGTTAACCTCACCATAGCTACTGTGTCCGAGGCTTTTGTGCTTGCGACAAAGGCCGGCGCGGATCCGGTAAAAGTTTACAACGCAATCAGGGGCGGCCTTGCGGGAAGCACGGTTCTCGACGCTAAAATACCTATGATTGTTGAACGCAACTTTAAGCCGGGCGGCAAGATCTCCATAAACCACAAAGACATTAAAAATGTTATAAACACGGCTCACGAAATTGACTGCCCGGTGCCTTTGACAGCCCAGCTTTTTGAAATTATGCAGGCGCTTAAAGTAGGCGGGCATATGGACGACGACCACGGCGGCATAGTTCAGTATTTTGAACAGCTTGCAGGCGTTGAAGTTAAGAAAGCGCAGTAA